A single Cyclopterus lumpus isolate fCycLum1 chromosome 15, fCycLum1.pri, whole genome shotgun sequence DNA region contains:
- the plek gene encoding pleckstrin produces MQPQQIREGYLVKKGTVLNSWKALWTVLSEDGVEFYKKKTDRSPKGMIPLKGATFTSPCQDFSKRTLVFKITTDRKQDHFFQASHVEEREFWVKDIKRAITCLEGGKRFARKSTRRSIRLPDKINLTELYTLMKDQDDGVKELKLEQENRVFNHCFTGATAVEWLISKEKARNRPEALMLATGLLNEGFLQPAGDLSKEGAESGEHTAFLDETIALYYFADSGFFCEGYSSDEDVLLKEEFRGNILKQGCLLKQGHKRKNWKVRKFVLRDDPAFMHYYDPTKGDDPLGSIHLRGSVVTAVEYVPDAKKYDIDGNLFEIITSDETHYFLQAATAEERKEWINAIQAVSKSGK; encoded by the exons ATGCAGCCACAACAGATCAGAGAGGGATACTTGGTGAAAAAG GGCACGGTGCTGAACTCCTGGAAGGCATTGTGGACAGTGCTGTCAGAAGATGGGGTGGAGttctataaaaagaaaacagaccgTTCTCCCAAAGGAATGATCCCTCTAAAAGGAGCCACGTTCACCAGTCCTTGCCAGGATTTCAGCAAGAGGACA CTGGTTTTCAAGATtaccacagacaggaagcaggatCACTTCTTCCAGGCCTCAcatgtggaggagagagagtttTGGGTCAAGGACATCAAGAGAGCGATTACCTGCCTCGAGGGGGGGAAAAGGTTTGCCAGGAAGTCCACAAGACGCTCCATTCGCCTGCCTGACAAAATCAACCTGAC AGAACTGTACACACTGATGAAAGACCAAGACGATGGAGTAAAAGAGTTAAAACTGGAGCAGGAGAACCGAGTCTTCAACCACTGCTTCACTG GTGCAACGGCTGTAGAGTGGCTGATTTCAAAGGAGAAAGCTAGAAACAGGCCTGAGGCCCTCATGTTAGCAACAGGGCTCCTGAATGAGGGCTTTCTCCAGCCTGCGGGAGACCTGTCAAAGGAGGGAGCAGAGAGTGGAGAGCACACCGCCTTCTTAGATGAGACAATTGCTCTTTATTACTTT GCAGACAGTGGGTTCTTCTGCGAAGGCTACTCCAGTGATGAAGATGTGCTTCTGAAGGAAGAATTCAGAGGAAACATCTTAAAACAGGGCTGTTTACTGAAACAG GGGCATAAGAGAAAAAACTGGAAGGTGCGAAAGTTTGTTCTGAGAGACGACCCTGCTTTTATGCATTACTATGATCCGACAAAG GGTGACGATCCTCTGGGCTCGATCCATCTCCGTGGGTCTGTAGTTACAGCTGTGGAGTATGTGCCCGATG CCAAAAAGTACGACATTGACGGCAACCTCTTTGAGATCATCACCTCAGATGAGACTCATTACTTCCTCCAAGCTGCTACAGcggaagaaaggaaggagtgGATCAATGCAATACAGGCAGTGTCGAAAAGTGGAAAATAA
- the prokr1b gene encoding prokineticin receptor 1b: protein MADSNISYTEVLESLPAGKLDHYMDSYDLDYGIPPDEIPDTTQGQAFFVATIVIGVVLVCIMLVCGFGNFIFIATLTRYKKLRNLTNLLIANLAISDFIVAVVCCPFLVDYYVVKQLSWGHGLVLCASVNYLRTVSLYVSTNALLAIAVDRYMAIVHPLRPRMKYQTAYCLITGVWIVPILISIPSAYFASETMYPHGGTNPITHKVFCAQIWPVDHQVYYRSYFLFIFAVEFVGPVIVMALCYTRISRELWFKNVPGFQTEQIRKRLRCRRKTVMVLIGILTAYILCWAPYYGFTILRDFHPTLISRQKNSLVAFYIIECIAMSNSMINTFCFVSVKNNTVKYLKKIVLMRWRSTYAPSKTVDEMDIRTSSMPVTEEIECIHLS, encoded by the exons ATGGCGGACTCCAACATCAGCTATACAGAGGTGCTGGAGAGTCTCCCAGCAGGCAAGTTGGATCATTACATGGACAGCTATGATTTGGACTATGGTATACCTCCTGATGAGATCCCAGACACGACGCAGGGTCAGGCCTTCTTCGTGGCCACCATTGTTATCGGCGTGGTGCTTGTCTGCATCATGCTTGTCTGTGGGTTTGGAAACTTCATATTCATTGCCACACTGACGCGCTACAAAAAGCTCCGCAACCTCACCAACCTGCTCATCGCCAACCTGGCCATCTCAGACTTTATTGTGGCGGTGGTGTGCTGCCCGTTCCTGGTGGACTACTACGTGGTGAAACAGCTTTCCTGGGGTCACGGATTAGTGTTGTGCGCCTCTGTCAACTATCTCCGGACGGTGTCACTCTATGTGTCCACAAACGCATTGCTTGCCATTGCAGTTGACAG GTACATGGCTATAGTCCATCCTCTGAGGCCTCGCATGAAGTACCAAACCGCCTACTGCCTGATTACAGGAGTCTGGATTGTCCCCATTCTGATATCAATTCCCTCTGCCTACTTTGCCTCTGAGACCATGTACCCTCATGGCGGCACCAACCCAATCACACACAAAGTCTTCTGTGCCCAGATCTGGCCTGTTGACCACCAGGTCTACTACCGGTCATACTTCCTTTTCATCTTTGCTGTTGAGTTTGTTGGGCCTGTCATCGTCATGGCACTGTGTTACACCCGAATTTCCCGCGAGCTCTGGTTCAAGAATGTTCCCGGTTTCCAGACGGAGCAGATTAGGAAGCGGTTGCGTTGTCGCCGCAAGACGGTGATGGTCCTGATCGGGATCTTGACGGCGTACATCCTGTGCTGGGCACCGTACTACGGCTTCACCATCCTACGAGATTTCCATCCGACGCTCATCTCCCGCCAGAAGAACTCACTGGTGGCCTTCTACATCATCGAATGCATTGCCATGAGCAACAGCATGATCAATACCTTCTGTTTTGTCAGCGTCAAGAACAACACGGTGAAGTACCTGAAGAAGATTGTACTGATGCGCTGGAGGTCAACGTATGCCCCCAGTAAGACTGTGGATGAGATGGATATTAGGACCTCCTCCATGCCTGTAACAGAGGAGATTGAATGCATTCACTTGAGCTGA